The proteins below are encoded in one region of Streptomyces marianii:
- the fabG gene encoding 3-oxoacyl-ACP reductase FabG — MDERIAVVTGAAGGIGSATARYLARAGAAVALIDVKAESITGLAAEITAAGGRALPVRCDVTDPTQVTAMVRTVAREFGAPHILVNNAGVLRDGALHLMSETDWDAVHSVNLRGAFLCARAVYKHMARARWGRVLNLSSVFALGSVGQVNYATAQAGLEGMTRALAVELGPFGITVNAVAPGLIETPPAEGADGLMGADGVRSALVADTAPLRRTGRPEDVAATLAFLAGDGASYITGQTIHVDGGLPLGRLPLNVCGVGN; from the coding sequence GTGGACGAGCGAATAGCCGTGGTGACGGGGGCCGCCGGCGGAATCGGGTCGGCCACGGCCCGGTACCTGGCGCGTGCGGGCGCTGCGGTCGCCCTCATCGACGTCAAGGCCGAGAGCATCACCGGCCTCGCCGCGGAGATCACCGCCGCGGGAGGCCGTGCGCTGCCCGTCCGGTGCGACGTCACCGACCCGACACAGGTCACGGCGATGGTGCGAACTGTCGCCCGGGAGTTCGGCGCTCCGCACATCCTGGTCAACAACGCGGGCGTCCTCAGGGACGGTGCCCTGCACCTCATGTCCGAGACCGACTGGGACGCGGTCCACTCCGTGAACCTGCGCGGGGCTTTCCTGTGCGCCAGAGCCGTGTACAAGCATATGGCCAGGGCCCGCTGGGGACGCGTGCTCAACCTGTCGAGCGTCTTCGCGCTCGGCTCCGTGGGTCAGGTCAACTACGCGACGGCGCAAGCGGGGTTGGAGGGAATGACCCGTGCGCTGGCCGTGGAACTCGGCCCGTTCGGCATCACGGTCAACGCCGTGGCCCCGGGACTCATCGAGACCCCGCCGGCCGAAGGCGCCGACGGCCTTATGGGAGCAGACGGCGTCCGGTCGGCGTTGGTCGCCGACACGGCACCCCTGCGGCGGACCGGACGCCCGGAGGACGTGGCGGCGACGCTCGCCTTCCTCGCCGGGGACGGTGCTTCGTACATCACGGGTCAGACGATCCACGTCGACGGTGGGCTGCCCCTGGGGCGACTGCCCCTCAACGTGTGCGGGGTGGGAAATTGA
- a CDS encoding glycosyltransferase family 4 protein: MAREGARVNIIPIKVFPEGLSPEMHDLLMNSRPYEEGPVLFSAALEPELELYAGTEHFVHTMWESSELPADWPRKLNRARAVVVPTRFVADVCRSSGVTVPVEVIPEGVDPELYPWTDRPVREGVTTLIVGTVLPRKHVSEAIAAWQLAFEGDPDARLVIKSRFQTAQAYGLTVSDPRIKLVDDQEMIRGILHWYEQADVLLALGSEGFGLPLVEGMATGLPVIALSSEGQGDICADAGDLLLPVRPGTWEVADEPGYGRCGVRGVPDVREVAQRLRWVAHHRQEATAMGAAASEWVHKHRNLWNKGPSLLDAMETHMRPQRMLRPPVPLRSEGSEPR, translated from the coding sequence ATGGCTCGAGAAGGCGCCCGGGTCAACATCATCCCCATCAAGGTATTCCCCGAGGGCCTGTCTCCGGAGATGCACGACCTGCTCATGAACTCCAGACCGTACGAGGAAGGGCCCGTTCTCTTCTCCGCTGCTCTGGAGCCTGAGCTCGAGCTGTACGCGGGGACCGAGCACTTCGTGCACACCATGTGGGAGTCGAGCGAGCTGCCCGCCGACTGGCCACGCAAGCTGAACCGCGCCCGCGCGGTCGTCGTACCGACCCGCTTCGTCGCCGACGTGTGCCGCTCCAGCGGTGTGACCGTTCCCGTCGAAGTGATCCCCGAGGGTGTCGACCCCGAGCTGTACCCGTGGACCGACCGCCCGGTCCGCGAGGGCGTGACGACCTTGATCGTGGGCACGGTGCTGCCGCGCAAGCACGTCTCCGAGGCGATCGCCGCCTGGCAACTGGCCTTCGAGGGCGACCCGGACGCGCGACTTGTCATCAAGTCCCGCTTCCAGACCGCCCAGGCGTACGGCCTGACCGTCAGCGACCCTCGGATCAAGCTGGTCGACGATCAGGAGATGATCCGCGGCATCCTGCACTGGTACGAACAGGCCGACGTCCTGCTCGCCCTGGGCAGCGAAGGGTTCGGCCTTCCCCTCGTCGAGGGCATGGCGACCGGCCTGCCCGTCATCGCCCTGTCCTCCGAGGGGCAAGGCGACATCTGCGCGGACGCGGGTGATCTCCTCCTGCCAGTGCGCCCCGGAACGTGGGAAGTCGCGGACGAGCCGGGCTACGGACGGTGCGGAGTACGCGGCGTCCCCGACGTCAGGGAGGTCGCACAGCGACTGCGCTGGGTGGCCCACCACCGACAGGAGGCGACGGCCATGGGTGCGGCCGCCTCTGAGTGGGTGCACAAACACCGCAACTTGTGGAACAAGGGGCCGTCGTTGCTCGACGCCATGGAAACCCACATGCGCCCGCAGCGCATGCTGCGACCACCGGTGCCTCTCCGTTCGGAAGGGAGCGAGCCGAGGTGA
- a CDS encoding class I adenylate-forming enzyme family protein: MHRHVERHAAGRPEAPAVHVFSAGRWVGTDWLRLRDMAAGVSEHARRAYRTGAPVLLALDNSAESIAVFLGLTSASVDVLCLEADPSRGEMQQALARRIGAGASIGPAGGDSVLAYTDVMDTAKGPLEAPDRNPEILGMTSGSTGEPRIVRQNLANVERGGCIYRDTYGYTARDSLLGPIPIAHSFAMMGLLAGALVSGARMFTMPRFSVSAVHTAIDEGATVLLGTPMIYRILGMASRPMGHTSSLRALLSSGGPLPTDTRARAEHVFALPVREIYGSTEAGVIACQYDREEPWPAGGAGRIHPSTRWRLRPAGIAGVPAEAGWLHVRTATLFAGYLGGDDGLDANGLYDTGDLVSVDPRGDLTVLARKSSFINVGGRKVEPARVSGVLEACTAVAEAHVFGHEEDGEESVHAAVVLRAPHASVADVLAFCRERLAAYEVPHHVHVLSALPRTTLGKADLIAIKQACALSSAAGAGDGSGR, from the coding sequence ATGCACCGGCATGTGGAACGGCATGCGGCCGGTCGGCCCGAAGCACCCGCCGTGCACGTCTTCAGCGCGGGCCGATGGGTGGGCACCGACTGGCTACGGCTGCGCGACATGGCGGCAGGGGTGAGCGAACACGCCCGCCGCGCGTATCGGACCGGTGCGCCCGTGCTTCTGGCCCTCGACAACTCCGCCGAGAGCATCGCGGTGTTCCTCGGCCTCACGTCGGCCTCGGTCGATGTCCTGTGCCTGGAGGCGGACCCGTCGCGGGGCGAGATGCAGCAGGCGCTGGCGCGGCGCATCGGCGCCGGGGCCTCCATCGGTCCGGCTGGTGGCGACAGCGTCCTGGCGTACACGGACGTGATGGACACGGCCAAGGGGCCGCTGGAGGCGCCGGACCGGAACCCCGAGATCCTCGGCATGACCTCGGGTTCCACCGGCGAGCCGCGGATCGTGCGTCAGAACCTCGCCAACGTCGAGCGCGGCGGCTGCATCTACCGCGACACGTACGGCTACACGGCGCGCGACAGCCTGCTCGGTCCGATTCCGATCGCTCACTCCTTCGCCATGATGGGTCTGCTCGCCGGCGCCCTGGTGTCCGGCGCCCGCATGTTCACCATGCCCCGCTTCAGTGTCAGCGCGGTGCACACGGCCATCGACGAAGGCGCCACCGTGCTACTGGGCACTCCCATGATCTACCGCATCCTCGGCATGGCGTCGCGACCGATGGGGCACACGTCTTCCCTGCGCGCCCTGCTGTCGTCGGGCGGACCGCTTCCGACGGACACGCGGGCACGGGCGGAGCACGTGTTCGCCCTGCCGGTGCGCGAGATCTACGGAAGTACGGAGGCGGGCGTGATCGCCTGCCAGTACGACCGCGAAGAACCGTGGCCGGCCGGGGGCGCGGGCCGGATCCACCCTTCGACGAGATGGCGGCTGCGGCCCGCGGGGATTGCGGGTGTGCCGGCGGAGGCCGGGTGGCTGCACGTGCGCACAGCCACCCTGTTCGCCGGATACCTCGGCGGTGACGACGGGCTGGACGCGAACGGCCTCTACGACACCGGAGACTTGGTCAGCGTCGACCCCCGCGGCGACCTGACGGTCCTGGCCCGCAAGTCCAGCTTCATCAATGTCGGAGGGCGCAAGGTCGAGCCCGCCCGGGTGAGCGGCGTCCTGGAGGCGTGTACCGCCGTCGCGGAAGCACACGTCTTCGGCCACGAGGAGGACGGTGAGGAGTCGGTGCACGCGGCCGTCGTGCTGCGAGCCCCGCACGCCTCGGTTGCCGATGTGCTGGCCTTCTGCCGCGAGCGGCTTGCCGCCTATGAAGTGCCGCACCACGTCCACGTCCTGTCGGCCCTGCCACGGACCACGTTGGGGAAGGCGGATCTCATCGCGATCAAGCAGGCGTGCGCCCTGTCCTCAGCGGCTGGCGCGGGCGACGGGAGTGGGCGGTGA
- a CDS encoding acyl carrier protein, whose protein sequence is MFNGAANEAFSDVDGISRVIGAEMGDILSRVPLTPDEDFAASGGDSLRAVDLINRLVDRWHPVEGDAAERLRAALVTAVFDQATPGHLAAVVVAESRPPAT, encoded by the coding sequence ATGTTCAATGGAGCAGCCAACGAGGCGTTCAGCGATGTCGACGGCATATCCCGGGTCATCGGTGCGGAGATGGGCGACATTCTCAGTCGTGTGCCGCTGACGCCCGATGAGGACTTCGCAGCGAGCGGGGGCGACTCGCTGCGAGCGGTGGATCTGATCAATAGGCTCGTCGACCGCTGGCACCCGGTCGAGGGAGATGCCGCCGAGCGCTTGCGGGCGGCCCTGGTGACCGCCGTGTTCGACCAGGCGACTCCGGGCCATCTCGCGGCCGTTGTGGTTGCCGAGTCCCGGCCCCCGGCAACCTGA